A single window of Salvia splendens isolate huo1 chromosome 6, SspV2, whole genome shotgun sequence DNA harbors:
- the LOC121806720 gene encoding low affinity inorganic phosphate transporter 1-like, with translation MAKKQLEVLNALDVAKTQWYHFTAIVIAGMGFFTDAYDLFCISLVTKLLGRLYYTVPGAEKPGSLPPNVAAAVNGVAFCGTLTGQLFFGWLGDKLGRKKVYGMTLMMMVICSIASGLSLGSQPKAVMATLCFFRFWLGFGIGGDYPLSATIMSEYANKKTRGAFIAAVFAMQGFGILAGGMVAIIMSAAFKAAYPSPAYEDNAVASIPPASDYVWRLIVMFGALPAALTYYWRMKMPETARYTALVAKNAKQAAADMSRVLQVDLEAEPERVTEENRKQFGLFSKEFLRRHGLHLLGTTSTWFLLDIAFYSQNLFQKDIFSAIGWIPAAKTMNALEEVYKIARAQTLIALCSTVPGYWFTVFFIDRIGRFAIQIMGFTMMTIFMFALAIPYDHWTHRDNRIGFVIMYSLTFFFANFGPNATTFVVPAEIFPARFRSTCHGISAAAGKAGAMVGAFGFLYAAQSKDPKKTDAGYPAGIGVRNSLLVLGCVNALGVLFTFLVPESNGKSLEDMARENENENEDRNENEITEMGVRDSRTVPV, from the coding sequence ATGGCTAAGAAACAATTAGAAGTGCTAAACGCACTAGACGTTGCCAAAACACAATGGTACCATTTCACGGCGATCGTGATCGCCGGAATGGGATTCTTCACCGACGCCTACGATCTCTTCTGCATCTCTCTCGTCACGAAGCTACTCGGCCGCCTCTACTACACCGTCCCGGGCGCCGAGAAGCCTGGCTCCCTCCCCCCTAACGTAGCCGCCGCCGTCAACGGCGTCGCCTTCTGCGGCACCCTCACCGGCCAGCTCTTCTTCGGCTGGCTCGGCGACAAGCTCGGCCGCAAAAAAGTCTACGGCATGACCCTCATGATGATGGTCATCTGCTCCATCGCCTCCGGCCTCTCTTTGGGGAGCCAGCCCAAGGCGGTCATGGCCACCCTTTGCTTTTTCCGCTTttggcttggctttggcatcggcggTGACTACCCTCTCTCCGCCACTATTATGTCCGAGTACGCCAATAAAAAAACCCGCGGCGCATTTATCGCCGCGGTTTTTGCCATGCAGGGATTTGGCATCCTGGCTGGTGGAATGGTGGCAATCATTATGTCGGCCGCATTTAAGGCGGCCTACCCCTCCCCGGCATATGAGGACAACGCGGTCGCCTCCATCCCGCCCGCCTCGGACTACGTGTGGAGGCTTATTGTCATGTTCGGTGCGCTCCCTGCTGCCCTTACCTACTACTGGCGGATGAAGATGCCCGAGACCGCCCGGTACACCGCCCTTGTCGCGAAAAACGCGAAACAGGCGGCGGCCGACATGTCTCGGGTTTTGCAAGTGGATTTGGAGGCGGAGCCCGAGCGGGTCACCGAGGAAAATCGGAAGCAATTCGGGTTGTTTTCGAAGGAATTTCTCCGGCGACACGGGCTCCACCTCCTGGGGACCACGAGCACATGGTTCCTCCTCGACATCGCCTTCTACAGCCAGAACCTCTTCCAGAAGGACATCTTCAGCGCGATCGGGTGGATTCCGGCCGCCAAAACGATGAACGCTCTAGAAGAAGTGTACAAAATCGCAAGAGCTCAAACGCTGATCGCGCTCTGCAGCACCGTCCCCGGCTACTGGTTCACCGTCTTCTTCATCGACAGAATCGGAAGGTTCGCCATCCAAATCATGGGGTTCACAATGATGACTATCTTCATGTTCGCTCTAGCGATTCCCTACGACCACTGGACCCACCGGGACAACCGGATCGGGTTCGTGATCATGTACTCGTTGACGTTCTTCTTCGCGAATTTCGGCCCCAACGCGACCACGTTTGTAGTCCCGGCGGAGATTTTTCCGGCGAGGTTCCGGTCGACGTGCCACGGAATCTCGGCGGCGGCGGGGAAGGCCGGGGCGATGGTGGGGGCGTTCGGGTTTCTATACGCGGCTCAATCGAAGGATCCGAAGAAGACGGATGCAGGGTACCCGGCCGGGATTGGGGTGAGGAATTCGTTGCTGGTGCTCGGCTGTGTGAACGCGTTGGGGGTGTTGTTTACTTTCTTGGTGCCCGAGTCGAATGGGAAGTCGCTGGAGGATATGGCAAGGGAGAACGAGAATGAGAATGAGGATAGGAATGAAAACGAGATTACGGAAATGGGTGTAAGAGATTCTAGAACTGTGCCGGTGTGA